The genomic segment gtcaCTATGGTAGGGCTGGCAACCTTTCATTATAGAAGTAGTGAATCAACTAGTTACGAACATGAAACGCATTCATGGCATGGGAGTGAACAAAGTGGTTGTCACCGCCCTCCAACCTCTGGGGTGTCTTCCCCGCAGCACCTTTACGTCCTCGTTCCAGCAATGTAATGGAACCGAAAACGAGCTTGTCGGTTTCCACAACCTCTTGTTGCAACAAGCAGTCAcaaagttgaataatgaaacTAAGGATTCTACGTTTGCCATTCTTGATCTCTACAAGGCATTCATGGCTGTCTTCAAAAGACAAGGAAAAAATCCaggtttgtttctttattttttcagtgtttACATGAAACAATTAGTACATAGCAAACCTGCTTGGCGTCTAAACGGGCTTGCTATATCATGCATGTTGTCTCAGTTTAAGATATTTTCAAGCTATGCTCTTGACCGtagctcttcttctttttcttttattgcccTGCTCAGGAAGTTCGAAGTTCGGGAATCCGTTGAAGCCATGTTGCACTGGTATATCCACTGAATATGGCTGTGGAAGTGTAGATGCGAATGGAGTGAAAAAGTACGTAGTTTGTGATGATCctgaaactaaatttttttgggACACAGTGCACCCTACGCAGGAGGGATGGCGAGCTGTGTATTCAGCTTTGCTCCAAGAACAATAattgtagaaaaaaaagaaattggtgATGTGAAGTAGTTGTTCCTGTTATGCATTCCCCAATAATATGATCTTTGTAtctgcttttcttttatttttatttctcatctTTCAAGAATTAGCGAATTGctatattaattagtttttatgattatcttgattttttttttattttttttggagatGATCAAATTTCTCAGTCAGTTAGATCCATGTGTGCGATGATAGGCTATTAGATCCTGCTCGTGCACTTTTTAACCAAGCAAATCACCTACAGTCTTTTGTTCAAAAACAGTAGCGCTTTAACTTGTGAACATTGAatcacattttttcttttttccaaattaaacttgaaattatggtaaaaacacaaaattaaaagatagaggatgaaaattatatattccAAAAGTAGTTTGATGGCTGCAGATTTTGTGTTTTGaggttttgttttagttttttttgtttggttaatttttatttttaggtgattttaaagtgttttgagGTTGTGACATGGTTTAGGATGATTTGTATTATGTTTATTAtgtattttggataaaaatagaTTGCTCAAAAAATCCTCCCCTAAATTTTTATCCACCACAATGATAGCTGGATTTTAAAGAGCATTAGGTAACGTgtcactttctattttttttttttcttaagtggacctttgaaaaagaaacaaataaaacaaaacgcCACCCAAAATGATTTagatttagattgtttttaaacTCAAAAAATTTACGAGGTCATAATCAAAATAACTtctacaaaaatcaatttaaaattcaaactaaacaaaaaaatcatgtcaaaaaTTTCCACGTGTGACCaaactagatttaataataatatataaaaaaattcccgTCTTTTTATCCGCAGTGTAGCTGGTCCTTGCTAATTTAGATATCCTTTCCTTCCTTGCATTGAACTCATTAGACTTTAGCTCTAAAAAGGAGCAACCATAAACCATATCCCTGCACCTTTAAACGCTACTATTTTTAGACTTGAAAGTCATAACGGTCGTTGATATAATAAAGAGTTGCagcttttctttttacttatcagcgaacaaatatattttgagaattggattagaaaaacaaatatataaatcacTTGCATTTATTGGTACAGCTTAAAAATGGCTgtcattttaatatcaattagtaaaaaaataaaattataaacgcTATTAGTGCTTAATATTTGCTTTATCGAAATTATGATATCTAAATCATGGCTACCAACACGTTTTGGAGCAGAAGAACACCTACATTTTAAGACAACAAACTCGAACCAAGATGGCTTTCTGTTGTTCAGTTCGGAGTTTGCACAGTGGGGGGAAAGGGGAAAGGGGAAAATGACAATCAATCTTAGCCCATCTTTATTACTCTGAATACTCGTATAAATGAACCATCAACGAAATATGAAGGAAAAACTGGAACTGCCTCTACAGAGTAGTTTACAATCGCAAACCAAGAAGGGAAGAACAAAATCTTTGAAGTGCTATTTTCATGTAATCAAACTATTTTAGTATTGTATGATGTAGCCAACTTCAACTCCTGATGGCACTCAATGCTTTGAGAACATGCCTTGCATTAAAGAGGAGAAGTCATAATCCTTTCCGGCTGGTGTTGAAGTACCAGATGAGACTGAGGATGACGATTGAGTTTTCCCGACTCCATTGTTTGTCCCACCATTAGCAGGGGTAACTTGCTCAATGTTATGAAGGCTGCAAGCACCAAGGGTAAGAATATGAGTGCAGAAAATACACAAAATCTAGACAGGAGAACAGATTTTAAAAGTGGTAAAGAGAAGCATCAATGGATATGAATTCAAAGTGTACttgtaaaaaactttcaaattcCAGCATTTCTAAtcattcttttaagtttttatgaCGGCAACATCGTTTTACTAACATAGAAAACAGTATGAGGATTTTACACTCTATGCAGCTACAAAACAGGAATACATGTGCTCACGTAAGACTTGAAACTGCAGTGCTTTTCAAGTGGCTCGGAGCTTCCATCCTGTAAGTAACAAAAggggggagaagaagaaatgcaGCAACAAGCTTATGCTATAGCTTTCTCACTTCCATCATCTTCACTCCACAACACTACGTGAATTTCTTCATGGAATGTTATAATTGATAACAATTGAGTAATTAGCAATTTTATACCTCGTGCAATGGAAGACTGAGGACCAAACTCAAGCAGGAAGATACAGACATGCACACAGAAAAGTGGGCAGGGAAGATAGCATACAGAGAGTAAGATGAAAAAAGTTgccatttgatttttctattctGTCTACTTGAAGACCACAAATTCAAAAGCAAGCCCAGTTTTACCAATTGAGGAATGATTGTTGGACTTCtgccaaaataaaaggaagctACTATGCACATAACAAGATatgcatgttaaaaatattctcTGGCAGTCTAATACTATCTGAAACTTGACTCACCGCAAACAAGCTGATCAAACAAATTAACAGCTGACAGGGGGGCCCTCCCCCAAACCCCACAcaaacaccaacaaaaaaataaaaaatgaaaaaataaaagggaaaagaaaaaggttatAAAATTCATGGTTTTAGTTTCAACAGAGTTCAAAGCACGATCACaggttatatatattcatcAACACCACAGTAGACTGGGGAAAACAAATTACCTAGATGTTGGATATGGTACAGAGCTTCCCCCAGGATGTGTCAGTCTTATGTCAGCAGTCTAGcccagtaaaaaaaacatcatcagaAAACTACTGAATTAAGCTAATTAAGTATCGGCAAAAATGAAAGCAATCCATTCCATAATACGAACCTGCTTAAGTTTCTGTAAGTCACCCTGCCCAGCTACTGGCATCATCAAACCAGGGATTTGGTATCCAATATTTGGCCAGTTTTGTACAGGTATGCTGATACCATTTGGTCCTTGCTGTTGAATACTGCCTGAAAGTTTTTGGTCCCCACCAGCAGATTTTGCTGCAGTGGCCATAAGAAGTTGCTGTTGATGCGCCAGTATAGCAAGTTGCTGTTGATTCATTGCTTTTGGGTCCCCGCCAGCAGATTTTGCTGCAGCAGCCATAAGAAGTTGCTGTTGATGCGCCAGTATAGCAAGTTGCTGTTGATTCATTGCTTTTGGGTCCCCGCCAGCAGATTTTGCTGCAGCAGCCATAAGAAGTTGCTGTTGCTGTGCCAGAATAGCAAGTTGCTGTTGGTTTATCGCTTTTGGATCCCCACCAGCAGATTTTGCTGCAGCAGCCATAAGAAGTTGCTGTTGTGCCAGCATAGCAAGTTGTTGTTGATGCATCGCAAACGGTGATACCATATTTGACTATAAAATTTTGCAAACAAAATCATCAGATAATATTTCAATTCCACATTAATTCCACAAAGTTGAACTCCAGTGCAAACTCAAACTAAGTTGGTTTTTAACAGAGGTGATAGATGTGATCAAGAAATCAGAACATCCAGTTAGAATCTAATAAATTACCAAACAAAGTTTTGAGGAAAAGTTCAAAAGATGCATAAATGATGCCAAAGCATATACCTTCTCAAAAAGGCtcattatatcattttttacatCTTTCTGGGGTTTCTCCAAGACTGAAGGGGTTGCTAAAGAAGGTGAATCTTTAAATAAATCCTCAATTCCAGAAACGGACTGGGTATCATTTTCTACTGCTTTAGTTGGACCAGTATTTCCAGTTGTTGATACTTCTTCAGCAACTGCTGCAGCTGCAAATTTAGGAAGAGTCCACATTGTTAACAAGAATCACTATGTATGTGTGTGCGtgtctgaaaaagaaaaaatcagcaAATTACACATAAAAGGTCATGGTAAGTAATGATTGCCCAAACAGATGAAAACATACATTGAAAACCTGCCCAACTGTTATCATCATTAGCAGCTGCCTCCGAACCATTTTCAGTAGGGCCATCCATGGAGAGCAAGTCGAAAAGGTCAGTAGCAAAATCAACTTTGGGTGGAGAGACAGCTGGAGCAGCATCTGCAACCTTCTTTGCAGCTTCAGTAGCCTCCGCCATTGGTTCAGCTTTTTCAACAACCTGTTGAGGCTTTGCAGGAGCAGTGACCTGTTTGTGAAAAAATATCTTATGCTCAAATAATGATGCATCTAGGAACTTTATGGGTGgtaatgaaaaaagaaacagcAAAAAGACGTGAGATGAGTGCAAAGTGAGGAAACAATGAGAATTATGCATTTAACCCCTCAAACCAGTAGTCATTGCATAAGAGACAGGAAACTAGATCAAAATGATTTAGATATagcataatttgattttatataaacaTTGGGTTATTCTGATTGGTTGTGCTTTTGGAGATAGATTTTACCTTCTCGAAACCATTTCTTCATAACAAGATTTTTATACCCACATCCATGCTCTAATTGAACTCCCTAGCTATAATAGCtagaaaatatatgttttaccCGTAGCATTGTTGCTCCTCAAAGCACTTGCTATTCTGGCTTTGTAAACAGTACTCGCTATATATAGTGTATACTGTAGCACTCTAATTGCGGTGATTCGGTGGTGGTGAAAAGGAAGAAGTGATTCGCAGGAAATTTGTTGGTGTTGCTGTCATTCTTCTCTGTCTTCTGCGACTTCTAGTTACTGTTAAAAATAGGAAATTTGTTTGGTTATTTGTTGTTAATTGCTTTGGATTTCAAAGCCTCTGCCTCTTCTCTGCTAGAGCTACCAAATCAACAAATCTCCAGCTTCGACAAGGCAGAAGGTGCAGCCACCATGGTACATCTCCgcatctctctccctctcacttctctctccctctctttagCTGCTTCTTGATTCTTTCCTCTTAAAGATCTGCTCTGCAAGGGCATTAGCTAAAAGGGTTTGTGCCTTCATTCATGTTTGTCTGTTTTGCAACCTAAATTTGGTTTCTTCGTGGTTTTTATCATCTGGGTTTGTGATGTCAAATGTAATTAGCAATCCTAGATGGTTACACTTCATTAGATCCCATTTTGCACATCAATCTATATAGTGTATGAAGCATAACCAGTAATTGAATTAAACAGTACTTGAACAGTCCATGTGTTAAAACTGGGTTGCTGATTTTCTTTCAGGGACATGGTATTCCACATGAGATTCTTGATTTCTAATGTTgcgatttttattattatttttgttgtcgGGTTTCGTGTTAATCTGCATTTTCtgtatgttgaattttttaggtTGCGAATGATGACGAGGATGAAGATGATGTCTATGATTCTAAACATGCAGATAATGCTCAGCTGCAAGACACAAAATCTGAGTCCTTTACAGAATTGCCCAGGCCTCAGTCTGTTCTTACTAtggattgtttttataataaagaggcaaagagaaaaaaactggtacatatttttctttgattcatcTGAATTCCATGGGCAAAAAGTTCAACGGCCCAGTATGTTGTAGATATTCTTTGAATGAGTGGCTAAATTGTAATAGATAGCAaaaatctttttgaattttactGAGAGCAACattgacataatttttttacagtATTGCAACTTTCTTCAAGCATTGCCTTTGTTGAATGGTCTAGCAACTTTAAATGAATGAGAGCAATACACAAGTTTCAGCAGCCAGTGAGGGTGTGATATTCCTAGCTGTCATTGCATAGGAGTTCTATGCAAGATTACCTGGGCTCATTTAACATTTTCCTTGATCAGTTTTCTGTAAACTCGTTTCCAGCAACCAAGTCAACTTCTTTTATCTTTAGCTGTATGTGAAATCATAAGAATTTGTGAAGAAATTACATTACagcttttttctcttcttctcctggtcagattttcttttctaatttcacAGAGATGAAGATTAAAAAGTTGATGCAATACTAGACACCcatcattttgtttcttttgataTTTCATTTTTGCATATGAACAAATTGTGCTTCTCATACCTCTCCATTTTTCCTCACATGGCTATCCTTGTCATACACCTATTTgaaatgctcttttttttttggaaatcaaaACCATTGTGAGCTTAGGATTCAAATGTgtgttcaaattttttatttagagccTATTTACTGGAAAAgttccattttttatttcccttttttctATAACTTAAAACTGTCATGTGATTCGTAATCAGGTTGCTAATACAGTTTGATGCTAGGGTGATGCTATACAGCTTGATTTGTATATTTTCATTTGCCTTAATAGCATATGTGATCTTTAAACCTTTCATACATGCTAGGGTGACATGCTGTATAACCAGACATACAACCTTGATCAAGTTGCATTTGCTTCTGAAGAAATTAAAGATGCTCAAAAAACTGTACGTTCCAAAACGtcaatatagttttaaaaatgctCATGTTTGGAGCAACTTGTAGAAGGGCCCTATAAAGCATCTATTACTCAGATGAATTGACACTTAAAATCAGATTTTCTTGTGCAAAAAGTAGTAGACAGTTAAGGCATACATGCAATGAATATGGCATCCCTGTGAGTACTTGTTTGCATGTTGTCTTTGAAGATTCATCTTACACTAGATAGATTTATGGTTGCATTGGGATTTTAGTTGTGAGTACTTTGTgtgttcaaaaaagaaaaacttgcaGTTGGTTGTCAAGGAATTTTAGTTGTGGTACAGATAAAAAACAAGGTCCAGTTCTTTCCAAATGCATGTAAATAGGTAGATTAAGACGTTGAAGATGCTAACTAAATTTGATGGTTCTGATGAATTTCCATATTATTCTAGAATCAGATCAACTTGTTTTGCTCATTCATTAATGAAAGAATATAACTGTTTGATGTGCAAGTGCAATGAAACAGAGAGGCAATGAAACATGAAAGAAATAACTGCTTGATGTGTTTGATGGTCAGTTTCTGTACATTGGGAGCTAATATTTTTCTCCATAGTGCAATAAATGTAGGATTGATGGTCAGCAACTCCTGCAACTCATTCTCCCTTTACTCAAAGTTCAATCAACTTAGATAAAGATGATGTTGTACTTGGTGACAATGACAATATGGAGAGACTGATAGGTAGAAAGGCGGCAAAGAAGcaagttaaaaaaagataagggTAGCACAATTTCTCATGTTTGATCGATCTTAGAGGATTACAAAGAATATAAAATGACATGGAACGTAAGAAGAtggaatattttgaaaaatcatatgcTTTAGAGAAAGAGAAAGTAAAGGCAAAACATGTCAAGGCAAAGACGGAAAGAGGCAGGATTGTTATTATGCAAGAACTTTTATTGAAACAACAAGATGAAGAAACAATAATGTTGATAGATACAACACGCATGCCTTGACATTGGTTGAATATTATGAGATGTGTCAAATGGAGATATTACTAAAATGAT from the Populus nigra chromosome 1, ddPopNigr1.1, whole genome shotgun sequence genome contains:
- the LOC133670254 gene encoding ADP-ribosylation factor GTPase-activating protein AGD5, with the translated sequence MNEKANVSKELNARHRKILEGLLKLPENRECADCKAKGPRWASVNLGIFICMQCSGIHRSLGVHISKVRSATLDTWLPEQVAFIQSMGNERANSYWEADLPPNYDRVGIENFIRAKYEEKRWVSKDGKPQSPSSGRDERSSLHWQRPAERSGHGHTSSSENLFEERKNFQVSNSKNSAPATRISLPAPPRAFEQVTAPAKPQQVVEKAEPMAEATEAAKKVADAAPAVSPPKVDFATDLFDLLSMDGPTENGSEAAANDDNSWAGFQSAAVAEEVSTTGNTGPTKAVENDTQSVSGIEDLFKDSPSLATPSVLEKPQKDVKNDIMSLFEKSNMVSPFAMHQQQLAMLAQQQLLMAAAAKSAGGDPKAINQQQLAILAQQQQLLMAAAAKSAGGDPKAMNQQQLAILAHQQQLLMAAAAKSAGGDPKAMNQQQLAILAHQQQLLMATAAKSAGGDQKLSGSIQQQGPNGISIPVQNWPNIGYQIPGLMMPVAGQGDLQKLKQTADIRLTHPGGSSVPYPTSSLHNIEQVTPANGGTNNGVGKTQSSSSVSSGTSTPAGKDYDFSSLMQGMFSKH